ACACGCAGGCCACCAGATAGCGTGGGTTGTCGTGGTTCAGGCCGAGCAGAACGGTGCACAGTGCAGCGGCCGTCAGTACGCCGGCCAGGAGCCGCACTTTGCTTTTCAGGCGGTCGGCGAACCAGGCCATGCCGATGGCGCCCAAGGTGCCGGCAAACAGGAACATCGACGTCACCAGATTGGCTTCCTTCAGTGCCAGGCCACTTTCCAGCAGCAGCGACGGCAACCAGCTGATCATGAAATACAACAGGATCAGGCTGACAAAAAAGGTCGCCCAGAGCAGCAGGGTCGGGCGCGCGTAACCGTTGCGGAACAACTCGACGACCGTCAGTTTGCTGCCTTGCGCCTGTTGGTTTTGCGCCTCGGTCGCAAGCGGCGGCTGCCAGCCGGGCAGCATGCGCGCCGACACTTTGCGCAGCCGCGCATAGGGCGGTGCATCCCGCAGTAACCGCGGCAACGATTCAGGCAACAGCCACAGCAGAAACGGGAACAGCAGCAACGGCGTGACGCCACCCGCCAGGAACACGGCCTGCCACCCGAAGCCGTCGATAAACCCCGCCGCCACAAAGCCGCCCGCCGCACCGCCAAACGAGAAGCCACAGGCCGCCAGCGTCACCATCAAGGTGCGCAGGCGCGGTGGGGAATAGTCCGACATCAACGCCATGGCACTGGGCATGGCGCCGCCCATGCCGATGCCGCAGACAAACCTGGCGGCCATCAGCGTGGTCAGCGAGCTGGCGAATACCATCAGCAAGGTAAGGCTGGCATAGAGCAGCACGCAGCCGAGCAGGATGCGGCGCACGCCAAAGCGATCTGCCAGCGGCGTGACCAGCAACGACCCGAGCGTCAACCCGAGGAGGTTGGCGCTGAACACCGGACCGAAGGCGGCCTTTTCCAACCCCCAATCCTTGGCCAGCGCCGGAACCACATAGCCGAGCACCTGGGCGTCGTAGCCATCGGTCACCAGCAGCAATGCCAGCAACAGGAGAATCAACCACTGGTAGCGCGACACCGGGCGGGTGTCGAGTGCCGCGCGAAAACTGGCAAGCTGATTGTGCATCGCAAGGTACCTGTCTTGTTTTTATCAGGGCTGACGCAACTGTGGGCTTGCCTGCAACAGCGGTGGTGCATTCACCCCCCGCTATCGCAGGCAAGCCAGCCACATTGATTTAG
Above is a genomic segment from Pseudomonas azadiae containing:
- a CDS encoding MFS transporter yields the protein MHNQLASFRAALDTRPVSRYQWLILLLLALLLVTDGYDAQVLGYVVPALAKDWGLEKAAFGPVFSANLLGLTLGSLLVTPLADRFGVRRILLGCVLLYASLTLLMVFASSLTTLMAARFVCGIGMGGAMPSAMALMSDYSPPRLRTLMVTLAACGFSFGGAAGGFVAAGFIDGFGWQAVFLAGGVTPLLLFPFLLWLLPESLPRLLRDAPPYARLRKVSARMLPGWQPPLATEAQNQQAQGSKLTVVELFRNGYARPTLLLWATFFVSLILLYFMISWLPSLLLESGLALKEANLVTSMFLFAGTLGAIGMAWFADRLKSKVRLLAGVLTAAALCTVLLGLNHDNPRYLVACVFAAGFCIIGGQLTLNAFASNFYPAHVRATGTGWALGVGRFGSILGPLFGSMLLAMHIPVQQIFFFCAIPAVMAALLIIQVRSPGAETPNASLPGDVLKVSTPR